The sequence below is a genomic window from Henriciella marina DSM 19595.
TGAGTTCGTCGGCTGTCGGGAAGCCTTCCCATGGCTGCACTGTCACGGTGCCTCCATCTGCGAGGTCCGCCTCGTCCGGCCAGGTCGCCATCAACCAGCCGAGGTCGAGGAGCGGGTCGCCAATCGTGGTCAGTTCCCAGTCGACGATGGCGGCGAGTTCAGGACGGTCATGGCGGTACATGACATTGTTGAGGTGGTAGTCGCCGTGGATAATGCCGGGCCGGAATGTGCTGGGCCGGTTCGCCTCCAGCCAGTCGCCGACGCGGTTGACGCCTTCTATATCCTTGCGACCATCCCATTCGGGGATCTCAGCATAGCTCTCAAGTTGAGACTTCCAGCGACTGACCTGACGCTCAAGATAATTATCCGGTTTACCGAGGCCAGCAAGGCCGGCCGCTTTGTAATCAATGGCGCCGAGCGCCGCGATGCCATCTACAAGAGAGAGCCCCATCTGGTGGCGAAGGTTTGGGGAGCTGAAGAATGGCTCCGGCAGGCCTTGAGACGGCGCGTAACCATCGACGGGCTCCATGAGATAGAAAGCAGCGCCCAGCACATCTTCGTCTCCGCAGGCGGCGATCAGCCCGGGGTGTGGAACATCAGAATCAGCAATTGCCGCGAGGACGCGCGCCTCACGCCGCATTGTCTCATTTGAGTTACCACGCAGCGAAAGCGGCGGACGGCGAAGGACATATGTGCGCCCTGCCCTGTCGAACTTCAGAAGAATGTTCTGGGTGCCACCGGTGAGACGTGTGGCATTCTCTATGGGGCCAGTTCCAAGTGACTGCTCATCCATCCATGATCTCAGCCGTTCAAGGTCTACGCCTGTGTCCATGTTGCCTCTCCTTCAGCCGTTTACCTCTTAGCGCTGATGGTCAGAAATACGAATGACAAGCCTTCCCCATGGTACGGTAGCTGTGAGACCGGCAGCCGTCCTCTCTCTGTCCCGGCCCCGTAACGTGGCGGCATGATTGACTGACCCGGCCGCATGGCTCTCATTTCTGTCCATAAGCAAATCAGCGTGCGCCAAAGCCGCGGCCAGAAAGGGACGGAAGACACCGATGAATCTCGATTTTTCAGATGAACAGAAACAGCTGCGCGACCAGGTTCGCCGCTTCCTGAAGGAGAATTGCCCACCAGCAGCGGTTCGCGCGATACTGGAAGGCGATGACCAGTATGACGCCAAGCTGTATCAGGGGCTGGCCGACCTTGGCGTACTCGGCGCGGCGATCCCGGAGGAATATGGCGGCGTCGGCCTAGGCCATCTGGAGCTTTGTGTCGTTGCAGAAGAGCTTGGCCGCGTCCTCGCGCCGGTGCCTGTCGCATCGACAGTCTATCTTGGCGCTGAATGCCTGATGCAGGCCGGCAGCGAAGAGCAGAAGCAGGCATGGCTGCCACAAATCT
It includes:
- a CDS encoding phosphotransferase family protein, producing MDTGVDLERLRSWMDEQSLGTGPIENATRLTGGTQNILLKFDRAGRTYVLRRPPLSLRGNSNETMRREARVLAAIADSDVPHPGLIAACGDEDVLGAAFYLMEPVDGYAPSQGLPEPFFSSPNLRHQMGLSLVDGIAALGAIDYKAAGLAGLGKPDNYLERQVSRWKSQLESYAEIPEWDGRKDIEGVNRVGDWLEANRPSTFRPGIIHGDYHLNNVMYRHDRPELAAIVDWELTTIGDPLLDLGWLMATWPDEADLADGGTVTVQPWEGFPTADELIAHYAAQSDRDLSHIHWYGVLACYKLGIILEGTYARARAGKAPKEIGDTLHASTIRLLRRALRWIN